Genomic segment of Ewingella sp. CoE-038-23:
AAACGTATTGCCAGCATTGCTTTAGTGATGACCTTGGCAATGTCAGTCACTGCTTGTGGCAACTGGTCTAAACGCGACCGTAATACCGCCATTGGTGCGGGTGCCGGTGCATTGGGTGGTGCAGTACTGACTGATGGCAGTACTTTAGGGACATTAGGTGGTGCAGCAGTCGGCGGGATCGTAGGACATCAGGTCAGTAAATAGTAGTAAAGAATGGTTAAAGCAGAATAAAGGATTAAAACAAAAATAGGTTGTTTGCTTTTTTCAGGTCTTTTTAATTTGTCTTCTACTAAGAAGACAAACCGGTATTCTCAAGATGCTGCTTTGATGAGAGAGCAGCATTTTGGCAATCACGTTTTTAATTTGTCTTTCCGGGTGAAATCGGCAAAAAATAAAATTTTTGCCGATTTAGCGATGCGTCTAAAATGCAGACAATATCAGCCACCGGCTAATTTCACCTTCATGCCTTTGGCTTCAAGCAGCTGTTTGAGCAAATCCCGCTTATCCCCCTGAATCTCGATCACCCCCTCTTTCACCGAACCGCCGCAGCCGCACTTCTTCTTCAGCTCAGCAGCCAGTTTCTCCAGATCGGCGTCATCACCGTCTACGCCGGTGATCAGGCAAACGCCCTTGCCTTTGCGCCCGCTGGTCTGGCGCTGAATACGCACAATACCGTCACCTTTCGGGCGTTCTACTTTGGCTTTTGGCTCATCAATTCGGCCGGTATCTGTGGAGTACACCAGACGGCTGTTATCATCATTTTTCATCGGCTGGCCTTAACGCAGTGAAGCGCGAATATCACGCAGGGTCTGAGCAGGATCGGCGGATTGGGTGATCGGACGCCCAATCACCATATAGTCGACGCCCGCCGTCAGTGCCTCAACGGGAGTCATCACGCGACGCTGGTCGTCGGCTTTGCTGCCCGCCGGGCGGATCCCTGGCGTCACCAGTTTAAACTCTTGCCCCAGCGCGGCTTTGAAACGGCTGGCTTCCTGCGCGGAGCACACCACGCCGTCCAGGCCGCAGTCGCGTGTCAGGCGCGCCAAACGCTCGGCGTAGTCCGCCGGAGAGAGTTGAATACCTAGATCAGCCAAATCGCTGCCTTCCATGCTGGTCAGCACGGTGACGGCAATCAACAGGGGCGCGTCGGCCCCGAATGAGGTTAACGCCTCTTTGGCGGCAGTCATCATGCGTGCCCCGCCGCTGGCGTGAACATTCACCATCCACACGCCGAGATCGGCGGCGGCAGCCACCGCGTGGGCGGTAGTGTTAGGAATGTCGTGGAATTTCAAATCGAGGAATACGTCAAAACCGCGTGATTGCAGGTCTTTAACGATTTGCGGGCCGAAGTGGGTGAACATCTCTTTACCCACTTTTAGACGGCAATCGCGCGGGTCGATGCGGTCGGCAAAGGCCAGCGCCGCCGACTTATCGGCGTAGTCGAGAGCAACGACAATGGGTGAGGATTTTAAGTCATTGTTATGGATATTATTTTCAGACTTCATGTCGTCAACCTCTTGTCAGTTTTTAAGGATATCGGGCTAAGGCAAATTCATCAGTGGAAAAAGCCGCCCGCATTTTACCTGTCATCTCCCCTAAATCCCAGTCGCGCGTTGTGTTACATTTTTATGAATTATTTGTTACACACTAGACAGCTTAACTTTGCTGACATAGCGTAAAGCTTTAGGCTGAAGGAAATAGAATAAAATGAGCGAGATATCTACCCTGACCATCAAGATACCTGTGGAATTAAAAGAGTTAATTCGTGCCGCAGCGGCTGAATCAGAGCGTTCATTAAGTGCCGAAGTGTGCGAGCGCCTAGAGGAAAGCTTTGCACCGAAGGGGAAAAAGGCCGCCAAAAATCCAGAACATGAAATCGACAACCAGCACACCAGCGAAAACACCGAACCGGCGCTGACTCAAAAAGAGATCAAAAAACTCCGCACCCTGCTGGTCTCCGTTCGCAAGACCATCAGTAAGAAGAAGTAGTCTTTATAGGTAGCAACATAAGCAGCAATGCCGAAGGCTCCTCAAAATCATTCGAGTTGTATCAAGGCGGCAATTGAACGAAGCCCCAGGAGCTGACATTAAGTCAGTGACTGGGGTGACAAATCTGCCGGGAGCAGATTTGAACGCTGCTCGCAGCGGCCCCGAAGGGGTGAGGCCCATGGACGGGCCGAATAACAGAGGAAGCCAACACAGAGACAATACAAAGGACGACGAGGATTTTATTGGCCGTCGAGACCACGGATAGGCTTGATGGTCGACCAAGCACGGCAAGACGGGCAATGCCAATACAACGAATGCGCGGTAAACCCACACTTATGGCAGCGATAGCGCGGCTTAGTGCGGATCTGCTCCCCTACCATGTCACGCAGTAAGACCAGACTCTCCTTGGCACGCCCCTCTTCTGCATCCGCCAGATGGTAATCCATCAGGTGATGGAACACGCGCATGGTCGGATGGCGCTGAAGCTGGCGGTTGATGTACAACTGCGCTACTTCGCGGCCTTCGGCTTGCTGGATTATCTCAGCCAGAATCAGCTCGGCGCTGGCGCCGGTGTTTTCATCCACGCAGCGTTTGAGGAATTCAGCCCACGCCTGCAGCTGGCCTAAGTGCTGATAGCACTCTTGCAGCATCGGCAAGGTTTCGCTCACCAGCTCTTTATCCTGCTCCAGCACGCGTTTTAAGGCGTCGGCGGCCTTAGCGTAGTCGCCCTGAGCCATCAGGATGCGACCCTGCATGATCGAGACGCGGGCGCAGAGTTTGTCGGCCGAGGCGGCTTTCTTCAGCAGGCCGGTGGCTTTATCTAGGTCGTCGCTGGACATGGCTTGCAGCGCTAGTTCACACCAGAAATGGGCAATCTCTTTGCGGCGATTGTCTTTACCCAGCTTAACCAGACGCTCGGCCACCTCGATGGCGCTTTGCCAGTCGCTGGTCGCCTGATGAATGACCAACAGCTGCTCCAGAGCAAAGACTTGGTAGTCCTGCTCTTTCACCAGCTGGTTGAACATGTCTTCTGCGCGGTCATACAGCCCGGCAGCCATGTAGTCACGGCCCAGTTGCTGCACGGCAAGCAGACGTTGTTCGAAGGTCAGCGAGGCGCTCTCCATCAATGACTGATGGATGCGGATGGCGCGGTCAACTTCACCACGCGAACGAAACAAGTTGCCCAGCGTTAAGTGAGCCTCGACGGTGCTGCTGTCCTCTTTAAGCATTTCAAGGAACAGGTCGACGGCTTTATCTTGTTGGTTGGACAGCAAAAAGTTAACGCCCGCCACGTACTCACGCGACAGGCGGTTAGCATTTTCCTGTTTATCCTGCTGAGAACTTCTGCGCCCCATGTACCAGCCATAGGCGGCCGCAACGGGCAACAACAGAAACAGCAGCTCTAACATAAAGGATTATTCCTTACTGATAACAGTAGGCGTGACAGTGGGAACAACCACAGGTTCAGGTTCGATTTGCTGTTCCAGACGCTTGATTTTACGCTGAGCGCGGCCTAGAGACAGGCGAACGCGCAGATAGAACAGACCACAGATCACCCAACCCAGCACGAAGCCGGTCGCAAATAGCACAGCCAGCAGCGTGGAGACGCGATAGTCGCCCTGCGCCAGCAGATAATTGAAAGTTACCACCTGATCGTTGTGGGCGCCGAGGGTGATGGATATCACCAACACGACCAACACAACTAAAAATATCAGCAAATATTTCACATTCATTCCTGTAATGCCGGATGTACCGGATGAATTATGCCAAAAATACGCGTCCTAACCTAATAAGTTAGCATTTCCAAACAAAGCTGGGAAATGCTCAGAACGGATAAAACCGACTTAGGATAAACTTCAGACAAAAGCGTAGCATAACTCCCTATTTGGCCTAGCGCCCCACAGTAAAAAGGGCGTGATAGTTAATATATGGGGACGCCACTCCCCGGTTAAAAGGGTAAACGGCCAGTTGTTGCCCTGCGCCGTCTACCCTGAGGGGCTATTTTGTCTCTTCGGCCTCGCGCTCGGCTATCTCGCGCTGCTCTGCCGGAGGCGGCTTGAGTGGCCCAATAAACCTTTCCGTCAGCCAACAGGCGATGATCACCAGCACCGCGCTTATGGCGGTAGAGGCCATCAAGTCTCGCGGCCAGTGCATGCCGAGCATCAAACGGCTGCCCATTACAATTACTGCCCAGGCCATCATAAAGGCCACGGTTTTGAAGTGGCGACGCGGCCAGAGAATACCCAGAGCCAGCAGCGCCCAGGTAGCGGCGAACATGGTGTGGCCCGATGGGAAGGCGTAGCCAGTGTCACTCTGCCAGCTCTTTTTCAGCCATTTCGGCAGGTCGCTGTCATCCCCCAGCAAGGCTTTCACCTCTTTGCCCCGCTCCTTGCCTTTCATGGCGTAGAACTCCAGCACGTCCATCTCATGAGAAGTGCCCAGCCATGCCACATAAGGGCGCGGCTCCTTGACCTCTGCCTTGATGAAATCCTTCACATACTGGCCGATGACAACGGACGCGCAGAGAATAACCACCAGCATTACCGCCGCCTTGAGCCGGAAACGCAGGCACCACAGGAACCAGGCGCAAAACACGAGGGTGGTGAGAATGCCCCAAGGCTCACTCACGGTTTCCGTCACCCAGAACAGCGGGCGCAAAATGTCCGGATTCATCCCCGGCGTCCATAACCATCCCGAAGCCCACACGACGGCGGGCATGGCCAATAGAATCACTGTGCCTAGCAAGACACGTCTGACAATGTGATACATAAGCATCCTTAAACAGCCAAAGAATCGCAGTGTAACAATCTTGTTACTGCTTAACATCTAATAAGAAAATCGGCTTTTGCTGCGACCGATAATTCATAACTTATGACGTAATCATTCAAATATTCGCGCTAAGCGCCGCTGCGATTTGTGGCAGAATATTCATAGGATTGTTGCAATCTCTGCTGTCGCTGAGATTTTTACTGGTCAATCCGCGCATTGGAACGTAGCATGCGCAACAATAAATAAAATACTGAACGTTAATAAACACTCTATCACCCTCACCTGCGACCCCGCGCTAAGATTGCGATGAAATGACGCAACCCGGCATGAAAGATGAGGAGTTACTCAGCATTATTCGCGCTGCGGCAAGGCAGTAACCGAATGAATGAGAGTCGCTAACGCAGCCCCAGCGTGAAGGATGAAGAGTATTGGAGTATAAAATGCAGCTGAAACGTGTGGCAGAAGCCAAATTACCTACACCATGGGGTGATTTCCTGATGGTGGGTTTCGAAGAACTGGCAACCGGTCACGACCATCTGGCACTGGTTTTTGGTGATATTACTGGCGACACGCCGGTACTCGCTCGCGTTCATTCCGAATGCCTGACGGGAGACGCGCTGTTCAGCCTGCGCTGTGATTGTGGTTTCCAACTGGAAGCCGCGCTAAATCATATCGCCGAAGAAGGACGTGGCATTCTGATGTACCACCGCCAGGAAGGTCGTAACATCGGTTTGCTGAACAAAATCCGCGCCTATGCATTACAAGATAAAGGCTACGACACCGTAGAAGCCAACCACCAGCTAGGCTTTGCCGCCGATGAGCGTGACTTCACCCTGTGTGCCGATATGTTCAAGCTGCTGGGCGTCCCTGCCGTTCGCCTGTTGACCAACAACCCGAAAAAGGTCGAAATCCTCACCGAAGCCGGGATCAACATCGTCGAGCGCGTGCCGCTGATCGTCGGCAAAAACCCGAAAAACGAACACTATCTGGCAACCAAAGCCGCCAAGATGGGCCACCTGTTAGAAAAGTAATCTTGGTTTAGGTTGAATGCTAAAAAAGCCCCTTACGGGGCTTTTTTCATTTCATCGCCAAACTGACGGGACTTAGAGCATTTTGCGGATCACATAGTGCAGGATGCCGCCGTTCTCGAAGTAGGTCAGCTCATTGCCGGTGTCGATACGGCAACGGGCATCGACGGTTTCGACATGGCCGTCGGCGAAGGTGATTTTAACTGGCACCGTCTGGCCCGGCTTGAGGGACTGCATACCGCTGACGCTGATGGTTTCGTCACCCGTCAGTTTCAGCGTTTTGCGCGTCACGCCCTGTGGGAATTCCAGTGGCAGGATGCCCATGCCGATCAGGTTCGAACGGTGGATACGCTCGAAGGATTCGGCAATCACCACGCGAACGCCCAGCAGGCGAGGGCCTTTCGCTGCCCAGTCGCGGCTGGAGCCGGAGCCATACTCTTTACCGGCGATAACCGCCGTCGGCACGCTTTCATGCTGATAACGCATGGCGGCGTCGTAAATCGCTAACTGGTCCTGAGACGGAATGTGGCGAGTGAAGCCCCCTTCCACGCCCGGCACCATTTCGTTGCGAATACGAATGTTGGCGAAGGTCCCGCGCATCATCACTTCATGATTACCACGGCGAGAACCGTAGGAGTTGAAGGATTTTGGCGGTACGCCGTGCTGCTCTAAATAGCGTCCTGCCGGGCTTTCAGCCTTGATATTCCCCGCCGGGGAAATGTGGTCAGTGGTCACCGAGTCGGCCAGTATCGCCAGGATACGCGCGTCTTTGATGTCCTCTACCGGGTCCGGTTGGGCTTTCATGTCGCTGAAGAACGGCGGATGGCGGATGTAGGTAGAATCTTCCTGCCACGCGTAGGTTGGTGTGCCTTCGACCTTGATAGCCTGCCAGTTGGCGTCGCCGTTGAACACTTCGGCATACTCTTTGTGGAACATGTCGGTTTTCACCTGCTCCACGGCTTTGGCAATCTCATTGGCTGACGGCCAGATGTCTTTCAGGTAGACCGGCTTGCCGTTTTGGTCCTCGCCCAGAGGATCATGGGTCAAATCAACCTTCATGTTACCCGCCAGCGCGTAGGCCACCACCAGCGGCGGAGAAGCCAGCCAGTTGGTTTTAATCAGCGGGTGAATACGCCCTTCGAAGTTACGGTTGCCGGAAAGCACCGCGCCCACGGTCAGGTCGCCCTCTTTGATCGCCGCCTCAATCGGGTCAGGCAGTGGACCTGAGTTCCCGATACAGGTGGTACAGCCGTAGCCGACGAGATTGAAGCCGAGCTTTTCCAGATGCGGCATCAGGCCAGCGGCGTTGAGGTAGTCGGTCACCACTTTCGAGCCGGGGGCCAGCGAGGTTTTCACCCAAGGTTTACTGGTTAAGCCGCGATCCGCCGCGTTCTTCGCCAGCAGGCCCGCCGCCATCAGCACGCTCGGGTTGGAAGTGTTGGTACAAGAGGTGATGGCCGCAATGACCACCGCGCCAGTGGTGAGCTGGTGATGCTGGCCGTCGAGGGTGAAACTTTCAGACTGGCTCTGCTTGCCTTTGGCATTGCCGATTTCCAGCTCGGTCGCGGCATTGAAGGCTTTTGGCACATTCGGCAAGGCGACGCGGTCCTGCGGGCGTTTCGGGCCAGCGAGGCTCGATTCCACCAGCGACATGTCCAGTTCCAGCGAGCTGGTGAAGATTGGCTCGTCGCCTTCGTGACGCCACAGGCCCTGCGCGCGGCTGTAGGACTCGACCAGTGCAATTTGCTCGTCGCTGCGCCCGCTGAGTTTCATGTAGCTGAGGGTCACTTCGTCAACCGGGAAGAAGCCGCAGGTCGCGCCGAACTCAGGGGACATATTGGCAATGGTCGCGCGGTCGGCCAGCGGCAGGTCCGCCAGGCCGTCGCCATAGAACTCGACGAATTTACCCACCACGCCGTGCTTACGTAGCATTTGGGTGACCGTCAGCACAAGGTCGGTGGCGGTAATGCCTTCACTCAGTTTGCCGGTGAGTTTGAAGCCCACCACGTCTGGGATCAGCATGGAAACCGGCTGGCCGAGCATCGCGGCTTCTGCCTCGATACCGCCCACGCCCCAGCCGAGAATGCCGAGTCCGTTAATCATGGTGGTGTGGGAGTCGGTGCCGACTAGGGTGTCAGGATAGGCGACGGTGCGGCCGTCAATCTCTTCGTGCCAGACGGTTTGGCCGAGATACTCAAGGTTGACCTGGTGACAAATCCCGGTGCCCGGCGGGACAACGCGGAAACGGTTGAAGGCCTTTTGCCCCCAGCGCAGGAAAATGTAACGCTCGTGGTTACGTTCCATTTCGAGACGGACGTTTTCGTCAAATGCCTCGTCGTCGCCGAACTCATCCACGGTGACCGAGTGGTCAATAACCAAATCCACCGGGGAGAGTGGATTGACTTGGTCGACATTCCCACCCAGTCGCTTGACCGCCTGGCGCATGGCCGCGAGGTCAACCACGGCGGGAACGCCGGTGAAATCTTGCATCAGTACGCGGGCCGGTCGGTAGGCAATTTCGCGGTCGGCGTGGCCGGTTTTCTGCCAATCCACCAGCGCCTGTAAATCCTCTTCGGTGACAGTGTCACCATCCACGTTACGCAGTAAATTTTCCAGCAGGACTTTTAGAGATTTTGGCAGGCGTTGAATGTCACCCAGCTTTTGTGCCGCTTTCGGCAGGCTGTAATAGTGATATTCCTTATCGAGGGCTGCCAGCTTATCCTGACTATTCTTGCGAAGATCGGACGACATAGCTTCTCCTTTTTATAACGCTTATCTTTCAGACTTCTGTTCTTTCTCAATGCTTTTCAAGGCGTTTTTACCTCAAAAAGTGCAAAGCGGGTGAAAGACCAATAACCGGACGGTCAATAAGTCCACTTATAAAGATAACACAAATTCTGGTTAACATTTTGATAACAACACGAAGTGTTCATCACTTGCCGTATGCCACCCTGCTGATACAGGATGGCATACCCATCGTTCATGTCGCCGCTGCATTATAAAAAGCAGATGTTGGCCTGAGTTTAGGCTTGCAGCAGGTTACGCAGCACCTCTTCCAGCTCGGTTTCGCCAATGACGCGTTCTGACTTTGGCCCTTCGAAACAGATCCACTCTTGGTTAAAACCGTCGATCATCTGCATACGCGGTGACGGATACTGATGCCCCTGGGCGCGGAAAACGGCTTCCCACGAGTGGCGCTCGACCACTTCGGCCACCACCGGGCGACCCAGAATCTGCGCGAAGGTGCTGGCGATGTCGTTTGGCGTAACGCGGCGCGGCCCTTCCAACTCGACCACGCGCTTACCTTCCCAGCGCTGCTGGAGCAAATTGGCCGCCAGCTTGCCGACGTCGGCGGTGGCAATCATCGGCACGGGTTTATCCAATGGCTGAAGGTAGCTGTGAATAACGCCCGCGTCGCGCGCGGAAGCCACGTCCAGCGCGCAGTTTTCCATAAACCAGCCCGGACGCAGGAAGGTAACTGGCAGCGCCAACGCATTAAGCGCCTGCTCCAGCAACGTGCGCTGAGTCAGCAGGTTAGTTTGCGCCGCCTGAGCACCAATGGTGGAGAGGCAAACCACTTTTTCCGGCGAGGCCGCGCTGATGGCCGTGACGATAGCTTCGATGAAAATGCGCGCCGCCGGGAAGCCCGGAGCCGGGTCAAAATCTGAAGGCGGCAGGATGAAGACGCCGGTCGCGCCTTTAAAGGCTTCAGTCAGTGCCTTGGCGTCATCCATCTCGGCAATCGCGACTTCACAACCCAGAGCGCGCCATTTGTCGGCTTTGCTGGCATCACGCATCACGCCGCGAACAGGAAGGTTTTTGCTCAATAACGTGCGGGCAACCGCGCCGCCGACTTTTCCGGTAATACCTGTGATCACATACATTTGATAGCTCCTGTTTGCTGAGAAATAGCCTGATGCTAAATCAGTGAACGGGAGTATAGAGAAGTGGACTGCTTGACAGAATGCACGAATGATCAATACTTTGATGACTTAAAATCACCATTCAGTCACCAAGAGAATTTACCATGAGCTTTGATGGACGCCTGCTGTCGAATATCAGCGTATTAGCCGCCATTGTGCACAGCGGCAGTTTTGCGCGTGCCGCAGAAGCCCTGAACTTGTCCCCTTCAGGCGTCAGCCGGGCGGTGACACGGCTCGAAGGCAGTATCGGCGTGCGGCTGTTTGACCGCACCACCCGCGCCGTCACCCTGACCGATGAGGGGCGCACCCTGTATGAAGAGATAAGCCCGCTGCTGGCGGGCATCGGCGACGCGGTGAGCCTGGCGTCCGGCGCTTCTACCGCGGTACACGGTCGGCTGCGGGTCAATGTGGATACCTTCTTCTCGCGGCGCATTCTGGCTCCTCACATCCACTCCTTTATGCAGCGTTACCCGGAAATTGCCGTCGAGCTGGTCGTGCGGGATCAACTGGGGGATTTGGTGTCGGAAGGTTTTGATATCGCGGTGCGCTTCGGCCATCCGCCCTCTTCTTCACTGGTGGCGCGTAAGCTGCTGGAGACGCCCACCGCCACCGTCGCCTCGCCAGAGTATCTGCGCCAGCACGGCGTGCCGCAAAGCCCTAAGGACCTGATTCATCACGCCTGCATTCAGGTCAGAAGCTCTATGACCGGCCAGCCGCTGGAGTGGGAATATTCGCTCAAGGGGGAAGTGTTTCCGGCTAAGATTTCCAGCCGACTCATGGTGAATGAGTCCGGCACCCTGCTCGGTGCCTGTCTGGCGGGCGCGGGAATTGCGCGAATGAAAACCAGCGGCATTGAGGATCTGCTGGCCGATGGCCGATTAGTCGAGCTACTGACCGACTGGAAGGGGGAGAGCTTCCCACTGTACGCCCTCTATCCTTCAAGCCATCTGCCTCCCGCCAAAGTGCGCGCCTTTATCGACTTTGTGATGCAAATACTTAAAATAGACGAGGTGCTGACTACCTAAAGTCAGGCCCGCCCACCTTGCTGGCGGGCGGTTTATCTACCGGCGCAAGCCGCTGGCCATCATGGCGAAAGCCTCTTGGGCTTTTGGCAGATTTTCCTGCGGATTGTCGCTGGCGGCGACCCACAGCGCCGCGTTAAGCGCCGTGCCGCTGAGCAGCCGCGCGGCGGCTTCTACATCCACCGGCTTGAGCGTGCCATTCTTCACCATCCTCGCCACCGCCGATCGCGTGCCCTCAAGGCAAGCATTCTGGCTAGGCCACAGGGAAGGATCGCCGAGGAAAGCCGGACCGTCGAGCAGCACGATACGCTGAACCTCTGGATCGAGGGCCATTTTGATATAAGCCTCGCCTTCGGCCACCAACTGGCTCCAATCGTCTGGCGCAACACTGGCAATCTGCTTCGCCCGCTGGGCTATTTCCCCGTCCACCTGCGCCACCACCGCGGCCAACAGCCCCTTTTTATCGCCGAAGTTGTGATACAGCGCGCCACGGGTCAAACCGACGCTGGCGGTCAGTTCATCCATCGAAGCGGCGGCAAAGCCCTTTGTAGCAAAAGCCTTGCGCGCGGCGGCGATCAGCTTCTCACGGTTCTCTTCCATTGTTTCTGCACGACGTTTCGCGGCCATCATTCCTCAACTTAACATACGGAGTGTATGTTAATTGACATACGCCCCGTATGTGATTACATTCGCATACGAAGTGTATATTAAATCAAGGTTGTATTTTTCGCATCCCAACATTACTCCAAAGGAGGCAAAACCATGATGAACAATCAAGCAATCTTCCCGGCCGATCGCCATGCTCTTTATGAACAACACGGTTACTCCGCTGCCATTCGTTCCGGCGATTTGCTGTTTGTCTCCGGGCAAGTGGGCAGCCGCGCCGATGGCTCGGCGGAGCCTGACTTTGCGGCTCAGGTCAGACTGGCGTTCGACAATCTAAAAGCCACTCTGAGTGCAGCAGGCTGCGGGTTGGAGGATCTGGTGGACGTCACCACTTTCCACACGGATCCGGAAAAGCAGTTTGCCAGCGTGATGGAAGTGAAGAGTGAAGTGTTTCCAAGCGCGCCCTACCCAAACTGGACCGCAGTGGGCGTGAATTGGCTGGCTGGCTTCGATTTTGAAATCAAAGTTATTGCCCGTGTGCCGAGCAAAGTGCAATAAAGCAAAAAACTCAGCCCCGCATAAGCAGGGCTGAATGATAGGATTGCCGACTAAAACTGGGCTTATTTCACCGGCAGCTTGATGTCTTTGAACATCGCTTCGATGTCTTCATTGGAGCGCAGGGCGATGGCGGTATCCACCACGTCGCGCGTCAGGTGCGGGGCAAAGCGCTGGATGAAGTCATACATGTAGCTGCGCAGGAAGGTGCTGCGGCGGAAGCCGATTTTGGTGGTGCTGTAGGTGAAGATGTCGCGGGCGTCGACAGTGACCAAGTCTGGGTCTTGGATGGGGTCAACCGCCATGCTGGCGATCACGCCCACGCCCAGGCCGAGGCGCACATAGGTTTTGATCACGTCGGCGTCAGTGGCGGTGAACACAATGCGCGGGGTCAGACCGGCGCGATTAAAGGCGGTGTCCAGCTCTGAACGGCCGGTGAAGCCGAAGGTGTAGGTCACAATCGGGTACTCGGCCAGCTCTTCAATCGTCACTTTCTCTTTGCCAGCCAGCGGATGGTCCGGCTGCACCACGACCGCGCGGTTCCAGTGGTAGCAAGGCAGCATGATCAAATCGTCGTACAGGTGCAGCGCTTCGGTGGCGATAGCAAAATCGGCATTACCTTTGGAAACCGCTTCGGCGATTTGCGTT
This window contains:
- the pyrF gene encoding orotidine-5'-phosphate decarboxylase, which translates into the protein MKSENNIHNNDLKSSPIVVALDYADKSAALAFADRIDPRDCRLKVGKEMFTHFGPQIVKDLQSRGFDVFLDLKFHDIPNTTAHAVAAAADLGVWMVNVHASGGARMMTAAKEALTSFGADAPLLIAVTVLTSMEGSDLADLGIQLSPADYAERLARLTRDCGLDGVVCSAQEASRFKAALGQEFKLVTPGIRPAGSKADDQRRVMTPVEALTAGVDYMVIGRPITQSADPAQTLRDIRASLR
- a CDS encoding Arc family DNA-binding protein; translation: MSEISTLTIKIPVELKELIRAAAAESERSLSAEVCERLEESFAPKGKKAAKNPEHEIDNQHTSENTEPALTQKEIKKLRTLLVSVRKTISKKK
- the pgpB gene encoding phosphatidylglycerophosphatase B, producing the protein MYHIVRRVLLGTVILLAMPAVVWASGWLWTPGMNPDILRPLFWVTETVSEPWGILTTLVFCAWFLWCLRFRLKAAVMLVVILCASVVIGQYVKDFIKAEVKEPRPYVAWLGTSHEMDVLEFYAMKGKERGKEVKALLGDDSDLPKWLKKSWQSDTGYAFPSGHTMFAATWALLALGILWPRRHFKTVAFMMAWAVIVMGSRLMLGMHWPRDLMASTAISAVLVIIACWLTERFIGPLKPPPAEQREIAEREAEETK
- the lapB gene encoding lipopolysaccharide assembly protein LapB, whose product is MLELLFLLLPVAAAYGWYMGRRSSQQDKQENANRLSREYVAGVNFLLSNQQDKAVDLFLEMLKEDSSTVEAHLTLGNLFRSRGEVDRAIRIHQSLMESASLTFEQRLLAVQQLGRDYMAAGLYDRAEDMFNQLVKEQDYQVFALEQLLVIHQATSDWQSAIEVAERLVKLGKDNRRKEIAHFWCELALQAMSSDDLDKATGLLKKAASADKLCARVSIMQGRILMAQGDYAKAADALKRVLEQDKELVSETLPMLQECYQHLGQLQAWAEFLKRCVDENTGASAELILAEIIQQAEGREVAQLYINRQLQRHPTMRVFHHLMDYHLADAEEGRAKESLVLLRDMVGEQIRTKPRYRCHKCGFTAHSLYWHCPSCRAWSTIKPIRGLDGQ
- a CDS encoding NmrA family NAD(P)-binding protein, translated to MYVITGITGKVGGAVARTLLSKNLPVRGVMRDASKADKWRALGCEVAIAEMDDAKALTEAFKGATGVFILPPSDFDPAPGFPAARIFIEAIVTAISAASPEKVVCLSTIGAQAAQTNLLTQRTLLEQALNALALPVTFLRPGWFMENCALDVASARDAGVIHSYLQPLDKPVPMIATADVGKLAANLLQQRWEGKRVVELEGPRRVTPNDIASTFAQILGRPVVAEVVERHSWEAVFRAQGHQYPSPRMQMIDGFNQEWICFEGPKSERVIGETELEEVLRNLLQA
- the osmB gene encoding osmotically-inducible lipoprotein OsmB yields the protein MQLSSLTSKRIASIALVMTLAMSVTACGNWSKRDRNTAIGAGAGALGGAVLTDGSTLGTLGGAAVGGIVGHQVSK
- the yciH gene encoding stress response translation initiation inhibitor YciH; translated protein: MKNDDNSRLVYSTDTGRIDEPKAKVERPKGDGIVRIQRQTSGRKGKGVCLITGVDGDDADLEKLAAELKKKCGCGGSVKEGVIEIQGDKRDLLKQLLEAKGMKVKLAGG
- the ribA gene encoding GTP cyclohydrolase II, with the protein product MQLKRVAEAKLPTPWGDFLMVGFEELATGHDHLALVFGDITGDTPVLARVHSECLTGDALFSLRCDCGFQLEAALNHIAEEGRGILMYHRQEGRNIGLLNKIRAYALQDKGYDTVEANHQLGFAADERDFTLCADMFKLLGVPAVRLLTNNPKKVEILTEAGINIVERVPLIVGKNPKNEHYLATKAAKMGHLLEK
- a CDS encoding LapA family protein — protein: MKYLLIFLVVLVVLVISITLGAHNDQVVTFNYLLAQGDYRVSTLLAVLFATGFVLGWVICGLFYLRVRLSLGRAQRKIKRLEQQIEPEPVVVPTVTPTVISKE
- the acnA gene encoding aconitate hydratase AcnA, with the translated sequence MSSDLRKNSQDKLAALDKEYHYYSLPKAAQKLGDIQRLPKSLKVLLENLLRNVDGDTVTEEDLQALVDWQKTGHADREIAYRPARVLMQDFTGVPAVVDLAAMRQAVKRLGGNVDQVNPLSPVDLVIDHSVTVDEFGDDEAFDENVRLEMERNHERYIFLRWGQKAFNRFRVVPPGTGICHQVNLEYLGQTVWHEEIDGRTVAYPDTLVGTDSHTTMINGLGILGWGVGGIEAEAAMLGQPVSMLIPDVVGFKLTGKLSEGITATDLVLTVTQMLRKHGVVGKFVEFYGDGLADLPLADRATIANMSPEFGATCGFFPVDEVTLSYMKLSGRSDEQIALVESYSRAQGLWRHEGDEPIFTSSLELDMSLVESSLAGPKRPQDRVALPNVPKAFNAATELEIGNAKGKQSQSESFTLDGQHHQLTTGAVVIAAITSCTNTSNPSVLMAAGLLAKNAADRGLTSKPWVKTSLAPGSKVVTDYLNAAGLMPHLEKLGFNLVGYGCTTCIGNSGPLPDPIEAAIKEGDLTVGAVLSGNRNFEGRIHPLIKTNWLASPPLVVAYALAGNMKVDLTHDPLGEDQNGKPVYLKDIWPSANEIAKAVEQVKTDMFHKEYAEVFNGDANWQAIKVEGTPTYAWQEDSTYIRHPPFFSDMKAQPDPVEDIKDARILAILADSVTTDHISPAGNIKAESPAGRYLEQHGVPPKSFNSYGSRRGNHEVMMRGTFANIRIRNEMVPGVEGGFTRHIPSQDQLAIYDAAMRYQHESVPTAVIAGKEYGSGSSRDWAAKGPRLLGVRVVIAESFERIHRSNLIGMGILPLEFPQGVTRKTLKLTGDETISVSGMQSLKPGQTVPVKITFADGHVETVDARCRIDTGNELTYFENGGILHYVIRKML